Proteins found in one Zea mays cultivar B73 chromosome 1, Zm-B73-REFERENCE-NAM-5.0, whole genome shotgun sequence genomic segment:
- the LOC100383654 gene encoding uncharacterized protein LOC100383654, producing the protein MARQEIEHSHLPVRGINLHVAQVGKGDLGTVVFLHGFPEIWYSWRHQMLAVAAAGYRAIAPDCRGYGLSDQPPENEEASWVWDDLVADVLAILDALSIPKAFLVGKDFGALPAYDFALQHPDRTCGVVCLGIPFSPVPFAFDTMPEGFYVLRWGEPGRAEADFGRYDVRRVVRTVYVLFSRADIPIAKEGQEIMDLADLSAPLPEWFTEEDLDVYAKLYEKSGFRYPLQMPYRSLRKMPQRLDAKFQAPVLMVMGEKDYCFKFPGFETAVRSGAMDNFMPDLKIIYIPEGGHFVQEQLPDRVNELLLDFLNGHPVAS; encoded by the exons ATGGCGCGTCAGGAGATCGAGCACAGCCACCTCCCCGTCCGCGGGATCAACCTCCACGTCGCTCAGGTCGGCAAAG GTGACCTGGGCACGGTGGTGTTCCTGCACGGCTTCCCGGAGATATGGTACTCGTGGCGCCACCAGATGCTTGCCGTGGCCGCGGCGGGGTACCGCGCCATCGCGCCGGACTGCCGCGGGTACGGCCTGTCGGACCAGCCGCCGGAGAACGAGGAGGCGTCCTGGGtctgggatgacctcgtcgcggACGTGCTCGCCATCCTCGACGCGCTTTCCATCCCAAAG GCGTTCTTGGTGGGCAAGGACTTCGGCGCCCTGCCGGCGTACGACTTCGCGCTGCAGCACCCGGACCGCACCTGCGGCGTGGTGTGCCTCGGCATCCCCTTCAGCCCCGTCCCCTTCGCCTTCGACACCATGCCCGAGGGCTTCTACGTCCTGCGCTGGGGC GAGCCTGGCAGGGCAGAGGCTGACTTCGGCCGGTACGACGTCAGGCGCGTGGTGCGCACCGTCTACGTGCTCTTCTCCCGCGCCGACATCCCGATTGCCAAGGAAGGGCAGGAGATCATGGACCTGGCCGACCTGTCCGCGCCCCTCCCGGAGTGGTTCACCGAGGAGGACCTGGACGTCTACGCCAAGCTCTACGAGAAGTCCGGCTTCCGCTACCCGCTCCAGATGCCATACAG GTCTCTACGCAAGATGCCGCAGCGGCTGGACGCCAAGTTCCAGGCCCCGGTGCTCATGGTGATGGGAGAGAAGGACTACTGCTTCAAGTTCCCGGGGTTCGAGACCGCCGTGCGCAGCGGCGCCATGGACAACTTCATGCCGGACCTGAAGATTATCTACATCCCGGAGGGGGGCCACTTCGTGCAGGAGCAGCTCCCGGATCGGGTCAACGAGCTCCTCCTCGACTTCCTCAATGGCCACCCCGTCGCATCATGA